The Zobellia alginiliquefaciens genome contains a region encoding:
- a CDS encoding VCBS repeat-containing protein, with product MLFKHTYIYFYLALFTFSGCGKKQGSLFNNPPAEETGITFKNTLTETDDLNILDYLYFYNGGGVAIGDIDNDGLPDIFFSGNQVKNKLYRNKGNLQFEDISETAGIEGNSTWNTGSVMGDINGDGLLDIYVCAVVGINGFNGYNELFLNNGDGTFTESAATYGLDFDSYSSNAAFLDFDLDGDLDIYLLNHAVHTQESFGKADLRLKRNFQTGDKLLRNDGNTFTDVSENAGIYGGVNGYGLGLAISDFNQDGYPDIYVGNDFHEDDYYYLNNGDGTFTESSKQFFGHTSRFSMGNDVADINHDGWPDLISLDMLPQDEKVLKSSEGDDNIQTQKLRTERYGYGYQFTRNMLNINQQNSTFSEIALMSGVAATDWSWSALFGDYDQDGEQDLFIANGIPKRPNDLDFINFVSSEKIQSKMNNTKLMDQQALDKMPAGKIHNYIFKGSDDLTFKDESGQWIATDTLVSGATAMGDLDNDGDLDLVTNNLNGTAALYINKTDNKANYLKLKLKNKNNNTFGIGTKVFSYTKGKLQYKELYTVRGFQASSEPVIHFGYGDITQVDSLKVIWPNGTYQTLKNVETNQTLVVKPKNTAKFEYASLQARNQPLFEKLEHNLGIDFIHIEDNYTDFNRQKLIPYQISDRGPATAIGDLNGDGNKDIFFGGSKYIPSQVYIQNDTAFAPFHITEITKDSIKEDITAIISDFNSDGKNDLIVGTGGGDFYNKMEPLLDSYYIQNNTTFETSSLPESFKNTSVIASFDVDEDGDLDLFVGGQTISNDFGKIPESALFINENGTFLNKNEESLSNLGMVTDAIWTDFDSDGTDDLIVIGEWMSPVFFKNVKGKLSKVDVIQKNLNGLWQTIVPFDIDHDGDTDYLLGNWGSNTKFKASAEHPLKMFYGDFDNNRQTETITTIEKDGKYYPLEGLDGLSSQLVFLKKKFNTYASFAGSSIEDIFDKEVLKQAKILEVNELRSGYLKNENGKFNFVPFQNELQVSPIMALLPYDFDGDGNEEVLVAGNYFGVKPYHGRFDSFGGALIKDENNVILGPQIGFDLSQKSVRHLNIIDLKSEKYLLVTINNNAAEVYRLKRKKNTNE from the coding sequence GTGCTTTTCAAACACACATATATATACTTCTACCTCGCACTCTTTACTTTTTCCGGTTGCGGTAAAAAGCAGGGTTCACTTTTTAATAATCCACCTGCCGAAGAGACAGGTATTACCTTTAAAAATACCCTTACAGAAACAGATGACCTTAACATTTTAGACTATCTCTATTTTTATAACGGAGGCGGAGTAGCCATTGGAGATATTGACAATGACGGGCTTCCTGATATTTTCTTCTCGGGTAACCAAGTAAAGAACAAACTCTATAGGAACAAAGGCAATCTACAGTTTGAAGATATTAGTGAAACTGCCGGTATTGAAGGGAACAGCACTTGGAACACAGGTTCCGTAATGGGCGATATAAACGGAGACGGTCTCTTGGATATTTACGTATGCGCCGTGGTGGGCATTAATGGCTTCAACGGTTATAACGAACTGTTTTTAAATAACGGCGATGGCACTTTTACAGAAAGTGCCGCTACATACGGACTTGATTTTGATTCGTACAGTTCCAATGCCGCTTTTTTAGATTTTGATTTAGATGGTGACTTAGACATCTACCTGTTGAACCATGCCGTACACACCCAAGAGTCTTTTGGAAAAGCAGATTTACGTCTCAAACGTAATTTTCAAACTGGAGACAAACTACTGCGTAATGACGGCAATACATTTACAGATGTAAGTGAAAATGCGGGAATCTATGGCGGTGTAAACGGATACGGTTTAGGACTAGCAATTTCAGATTTTAACCAAGATGGTTATCCTGATATTTATGTGGGCAATGATTTCCATGAAGATGATTACTACTATTTGAACAATGGCGATGGTACTTTTACCGAAAGCTCAAAACAATTTTTTGGACATACCTCTCGCTTTTCTATGGGTAATGACGTGGCGGATATTAATCATGATGGCTGGCCTGATTTGATTTCCTTGGATATGCTTCCGCAAGATGAAAAAGTTTTGAAATCATCTGAAGGTGATGACAATATACAAACCCAAAAATTGCGTACAGAGCGTTATGGATACGGGTACCAGTTCACTAGAAATATGTTGAACATCAATCAGCAAAACAGCACTTTTTCAGAAATTGCACTTATGAGTGGCGTAGCCGCTACGGACTGGAGCTGGAGTGCCCTTTTTGGTGATTATGACCAAGATGGCGAACAAGATCTGTTCATTGCCAATGGTATCCCTAAACGACCGAACGATTTAGATTTCATCAATTTTGTCAGTAGCGAGAAAATTCAAAGCAAGATGAACAATACCAAGTTAATGGACCAACAAGCTTTGGACAAAATGCCTGCCGGAAAAATCCATAACTACATTTTTAAGGGTTCTGATGATTTAACCTTCAAAGATGAATCCGGTCAATGGATAGCTACAGATACGCTGGTTTCTGGAGCTACGGCCATGGGCGACCTAGACAATGATGGCGACTTGGACCTGGTTACCAACAACCTGAACGGAACCGCTGCGCTCTACATTAATAAAACAGACAATAAAGCAAACTACCTAAAGCTAAAATTGAAAAATAAAAACAATAACACCTTTGGTATTGGCACCAAGGTTTTCTCTTACACCAAAGGAAAATTGCAGTATAAAGAACTATACACTGTTCGTGGGTTTCAGGCTTCTTCCGAACCTGTAATTCATTTTGGTTATGGAGATATCACACAGGTTGACTCTCTTAAAGTAATCTGGCCAAATGGCACATATCAAACTTTAAAAAATGTAGAAACCAATCAAACTTTGGTTGTAAAACCCAAAAACACAGCTAAATTTGAATATGCCAGTTTACAAGCACGCAACCAACCACTCTTTGAAAAGCTTGAACATAATTTAGGTATCGATTTTATTCATATCGAGGATAATTATACGGATTTCAATCGTCAAAAACTTATCCCTTATCAGATATCGGACCGCGGTCCCGCAACGGCAATAGGAGATTTAAACGGTGATGGCAATAAAGATATTTTCTTTGGTGGATCAAAGTATATCCCCTCACAAGTTTATATCCAGAACGATACGGCATTTGCTCCGTTTCATATAACCGAAATAACAAAAGATTCTATCAAGGAAGACATAACTGCAATTATTTCCGATTTTAATTCAGACGGTAAAAACGACCTCATTGTTGGAACGGGCGGTGGTGACTTCTATAATAAAATGGAACCGTTATTGGATTCGTACTACATTCAAAACAATACTACGTTTGAAACTTCAAGTCTACCCGAAAGCTTCAAGAACACTTCAGTTATAGCTTCTTTTGATGTAGACGAAGATGGAGATCTTGACCTTTTTGTTGGCGGCCAGACCATTTCAAATGACTTTGGAAAAATTCCTGAATCCGCTCTATTTATAAACGAGAATGGCACATTTTTGAATAAGAACGAAGAAAGTCTGTCTAATTTGGGTATGGTAACTGACGCCATTTGGACCGATTTTGATTCTGACGGCACAGATGACCTCATTGTAATTGGCGAATGGATGTCTCCGGTATTTTTTAAGAATGTAAAAGGAAAACTGAGTAAAGTTGATGTTATCCAGAAAAATTTAAATGGACTCTGGCAAACTATTGTTCCTTTTGACATAGACCATGATGGCGATACGGATTACTTGCTTGGCAATTGGGGCAGCAACACGAAGTTCAAAGCGTCTGCAGAACATCCTTTGAAAATGTTCTACGGTGATTTTGACAACAACAGACAGACCGAAACCATAACCACTATAGAAAAAGATGGTAAATACTATCCTTTGGAAGGTCTGGACGGGCTTTCCTCCCAACTCGTTTTCCTTAAAAAGAAATTCAATACCTATGCTTCATTTGCGGGTTCCTCCATTGAAGATATTTTTGATAAAGAGGTTTTAAAACAAGCAAAAATACTGGAGGTAAACGAACTTCGTTCTGGCTATTTAAAAAACGAAAATGGTAAATTCAACTTCGTCCCGTTTCAAAATGAGCTACAGGTCTCACCAATTATGGCATTGCTTCCGTATGATTTTGATGGCGATGGAAATGAAGAGGTCTTGGTCGCCGGAAATTATTTTGGTGTTAAACCCTATCACGGCAGATTCGATTCTTTTGGGGGCGCATTGATTAAAGATGAAAATAATGTAATTTTAGGCCCTCAAATTGGTTTTGACTTAAGTCAAAAATCAGTGCGCCATCTAAATATCATTGACCTTAAAAGTGAAAAATATCTATTGGTCACGATCAACAACAATGCTGCAGAGGTTTATCGATTGAAAAGAAAAAAAAATACCAATGAATAA